In a single window of the Acyrthosiphon pisum isolate AL4f chromosome X, pea_aphid_22Mar2018_4r6ur, whole genome shotgun sequence genome:
- the LOC100574506 gene encoding MATH and LRR domain-containing protein PFE0570w yields MANQPYDDMELTAEKELDALIVASQMESNFDIDKILNDKAKKRKFTKTNVKNLIKNVITNADVATMLRQTLDDNIDANCLYEPKFTRAKIREMLNTYPSSGSTNQQQSILSECTSLIEKEFPDDSEDEEYHPDKMFEEEEDEDDDDEFKLTEINKSFDTDNDQDISDNKTVVDVNVKETIGMRTRSKLSLNDTPLEIIEQAFIPPDITEDMYDSACENDEWMEFLSEFTKPLESVQNDDGEDDPEYNVLGDDDFTNVDKEEFRIDKSVKVTRKEYNDLMNELNAFTESFLEFNGVEKLETNTDIKETDNDKNTDKHKNDTQSIPSYVCIPNNYSDGKSSTNFTFQNKNAVKRTNVTISNPVFMINYCNGKSSTNCSTNNYAEPIEVARYNTQIDKQFNVSEFNNSLLSINEQLEKRIHPPFPTFKENVQLGFEQHNNSNEDVSVITNIVPQYVNISNRVNIMTQKQIILFKQQLTQHVQLITQNYLLCTMSKKFQINCRKYKIMLELIKDICKDKKYAPINTHSALKFIRDWTEFKTDESDINSDFVVLPLHVKEFMLYYDEPVFIYPQLLPTRTYHHEYKNHPIGPSEEKLLVLKIDYIYTNLKEGCNTRAKYRKKNLSDLMPMIIKTVHKRWFSNRSLIYLKQYITRQKNSFEMNVIKNYLTYGKIEESSYVIDIKALFKGNRLYECDVRKFPSSWKCIRNQLKLKK; encoded by the exons AGCTGAAAAGGAATTAGATGCATTAATAGTTGCTAGTCAAATGGAGTCAAATTttgatatagataaaatattgaatgataaGGCTAAGAAGAGAAAGTTTACTAAAACAAATGTCAAGAATCTTAtcaag aaTGTAATTACAAATGCTGATGTAGCTACAATGTTGCGACAAACTTTAGATGACAATATAGATGCAAATTGTTTATATGAACCAAAATTTACAAGAGCAAAAATAag agaaatgttaaatacttatcCATCTTCAGGTTCTACAAACCAGCAACAATCAATCTTATCAGAATGTACATCATTGATTGAAAAGGAATTTCCCGATGATTCTGAAGATGAAGAGTATCATCCAGACAAAATGTTTGAGGAGGAAGAAGATGAAGACGATGatgatgaatttaaattaacagaaattaataaatcatttgatACAGATAATGATCAAGATATTAGTGATAATAAAACTGTAGTTGATGTAAATgtaaag GAAACAATTGGAATGCGTACTAGGTCAAAATTGTCTTTAAATGATACTCCATTAGAAATTATAGAACAAGCTTTTATACCGCCAGATATAACCGAGGATATGTATGATTCAGCTTGTGAAAACGATGAATGGATGGAGTTTCTTAGTGAATTTACAAAGCCTTTag aGTCTGTTCAAAATGATGACGGTGAAGATGACCCTGAGTATAATGTTCTTGGCGATGATGATTTTACTAATg TCGATAAAGAAGAATTTCGGATTGATAAATCAGTTAAGGTCACTCGTAAGGAGTATAATGATTTAATGAATGAATTGAATGCATTTACTGAAAGCTTCCTTGAGTTCAATGGTGtagaaaaattggaaactaataCCGATATTAAAGAAACTGATAAtgataaa aatacagataaacataaaaatgatactCAATCTATTCCTTCTTATGTCTGTATTCCAAATAACTATTCAGATGGGAAATCAAGCACtaattttacttttcaaaataaa aatgCTGTTAAACGTACAAATGTTACTATATCTAATCCAgtgtttatgataaattattgtaatgggAAATCAAGTACCAATTGCTCTACAAATAATTATGCAGAACCAATAGAAGTGGCCagatataatacacaaatagataaacaatttaatgtttCAGAGTTTAACAATAGTTTACTTAGTATTAATGAACAACTTGAAAAGCGTATACATCCTCCTTTTCCaacatttaaagaaaatgttCAGTTAGGCTTTGAAcagcataataatagtaatgaagATGTTTCTGTGATAACAAATATAGTTCctcaatatgtaaatataagtaatcgAGTAAATATAATgacacaaaaacaaataattttatttaaacaacaacTCACACAACATGTCCaattaataactcaaaattaCTTGTTATGCACAATGTCAAAAAAGTTCCAAATTAATtgcagaaaatataaaattatgttg gaACTAATAAAGGATATATGTAAAGATAAAAAGTATGCACCAATTAACACACATTCCGCTTTAAAGTTTATTCGAGATTGGACTGAATTTAAAACCGATGAGAGTGatattaatag TGATTTTGTTGTACTACCATTACATGTGAAAGaatttatgctatattatgatGAACCTGTATTTATCTATCCTCAATTGTTACCAACAAGAACTTACCATcatgaatataaaaatcatcCTATTGGACCTTCAGAAGAAAA acttctggtattaaaaatagattatatttatacgaattTGAAAGAGGGTTGTAATACTCGagcaaaatatagaaaaaagaaTTTATCTGATTTAATGccaatgataataaaaactgTACATAAAAGATGGTTTTCAAACAGAAGTTTAATATATCTAAAACAGTACATAACGCGTCAGAAGAACTCATTTGAAATGAATGTTATTAag AATTATTTAACATATGGTAAAATTGAAGAATCTTCTTATGTTATTGACATTAAAGCTCTGTTTAAAGGAAACCGCTTATACGAGTGTGATGTTCGAAAGTTTCCATCAAGTTGGAAATGTATCAGAAATCAATTGAagctaaaaaaatag